A part of Limihaloglobus sulfuriphilus genomic DNA contains:
- a CDS encoding helix-turn-helix domain-containing protein, which produces MSISFLHHTFKTPGVQHISSFFFCDRTVLNCRLHPNYERCSNCKSRNTIHYGKRTRTFKMLPVGNTKVEMSVSIPRLHCNDCGSIRQPDLPFADPKKHYVRALKRYVIDLCRLASIRDVAQITGLSWDTVKDIHKEYLQKKYKSINLKTVRRIAIDEKYLGKKRKFITIVFDLDMGRVIHVGNGKGKDALKGFWKTPENFKGQNQGSRHRYGQRVYFCCDG; this is translated from the coding sequence ATGTCCATATCGTTTTTGCATCATACTTTCAAAACACCTGGAGTTCAACACATTAGTTCTTTTTTTTTTTGCGACAGAACCGTTCTCAATTGCCGTCTGCACCCTAATTATGAGAGGTGCTCTAACTGCAAGTCTCGTAATACTATACACTACGGTAAGAGAACAAGAACTTTCAAGATGCTTCCTGTGGGCAACACAAAAGTTGAAATGTCAGTCAGCATTCCCCGTCTGCACTGCAATGATTGCGGCAGCATTCGCCAGCCCGATTTACCCTTTGCTGATCCTAAAAAGCATTACGTCAGGGCCTTAAAGCGTTACGTAATTGACCTGTGCAGGTTAGCTTCTATCCGCGATGTTGCACAGATAACGGGATTGAGCTGGGATACGGTTAAAGATATTCATAAAGAGTACTTACAGAAAAAGTACAAGTCGATAAACCTCAAAACAGTCCGCCGGATAGCGATCGATGAAAAGTACCTGGGCAAGAAACGTAAATTCATTACCATAGTATTTGATCTGGATATGGGCAGGGTAATACATGTTGGAAATGGTAAGGGCAAGGATGCTCTAAAGGGATTCTGGAAAACGCCTGAAAACTTCAAAGGCCAAAATCAAGGCAGTCGCCACAGATATGGCCAGCGGGTATATTTTTGCTGTGATGGATAA
- a CDS encoding transposase produces MASGYIFAVMDNLPKAELVLDHFHLVKWFNEKLTRLRRQMFNEADLIGKKILKGSRWLLLKCPENLKIHSQQNKDERYRLQQALELNQPLATAYYMKERLRLLFECASENNARTELYNWIKEAESSGIRILKEAARQLRIWRRLILNWYKYPISTGKVEAANRKIGTLQRNAYGYRDEEYLMLRIYHLHKSNYSLTG; encoded by the coding sequence ATGGCCAGCGGGTATATTTTTGCTGTGATGGATAATCTACCCAAAGCAGAGCTTGTACTGGATCACTTCCATCTGGTTAAATGGTTCAATGAGAAGCTTACAAGACTGCGAAGGCAAATGTTTAATGAAGCTGATCTGATTGGCAAAAAAATCTTGAAGGGTTCAAGGTGGTTGTTGCTTAAATGTCCTGAAAATCTCAAGATACATTCACAACAGAATAAAGATGAACGCTATCGTTTACAGCAGGCTCTGGAGTTAAATCAGCCTCTTGCAACGGCATATTACATGAAGGAGAGACTTAGGCTTTTGTTTGAGTGTGCCAGTGAGAATAATGCCAGAACCGAATTGTACAACTGGATAAAAGAAGCCGAATCAAGTGGTATCAGAATTCTCAAAGAAGCTGCAAGACAATTGAGGATTTGGAGACGGCTTATCCTCAACTGGTACAAATATCCTATCAGTACAGGCAAAGTAGAAGCAGCGAACCGCAAAATTGGAACCCTGCAACGTAACGCATACGGATACAGAGATGAGGAATATCTAATGCTGAGAATATACCACCTACACAAATCAAACTACTCATTAACCGGATGA
- a CDS encoding sodium:solute symporter family transporter has protein sequence MTAIDTIIIAAYFVVVMGLGLYYQRSSAASLDSYFLGNKDIPWYLLAFSGSATNFSVCGTVWQISVLFFLGMKSFYIHLAWGSVIPAFWMAYAAIWIRRSRVMTAAELVQLRFGPGSGSRCARTSYALLGVLGAAGIIGMAFVVLAEFSKVYGLPPVKTATAITLLTSAYVLLGGFKGVIITDFIQSILLALSGIVMAVIAYRVVDPQILAENIGNIDDWLSLGIPEKTNVPEYENFRSITLSRMFIGTMLCFTVTAGGFGEQRFLAAKSTAEAAKISAFWNIVLIPRWLFTAAIAFLGLYAFSDINRDQVDQLLPMVLNKYLTTGIRGLVVVSLVAAFMSTISSLINSGASMMMRDIIQPLLKTGDGEKRLVWLSYLSTAIIIAAGLAIGIISCSYSTLNSLWSWIMAGLGASVIFPNVLRWYWWRVNGWGFMTGFFSGLVVALLMLIPNFPLSDNAMSILCVLVSGAGCVIGSLLTEPVKEDYINEFYKRVRPFGFWKKVYKRLGMSEQDHKKRSDNPYLVFFNAIIAGIALHAYYMCSIYVVGHFFKETLISLAVAAVTSIVLYFTWYRMTILKEQESKEE, from the coding sequence ATGACCGCTATCGATACAATAATTATCGCGGCTTATTTTGTTGTGGTGATGGGGTTGGGTCTGTATTACCAGCGAAGCTCGGCAGCCAGCCTTGATTCGTATTTCCTGGGCAATAAGGATATACCCTGGTATCTGCTCGCTTTTTCAGGCAGCGCGACAAACTTTTCTGTCTGCGGCACCGTGTGGCAAATATCGGTACTGTTTTTTCTCGGCATGAAATCTTTCTATATACACCTGGCCTGGGGCTCTGTAATACCTGCTTTCTGGATGGCGTATGCGGCAATATGGATCAGACGCTCCAGAGTAATGACCGCGGCAGAGCTGGTACAGCTGAGATTTGGCCCGGGCAGCGGCTCGAGATGTGCCAGGACATCTTATGCACTGCTGGGGGTACTCGGCGCCGCGGGCATAATCGGCATGGCGTTTGTTGTTCTGGCGGAATTTTCCAAGGTTTACGGACTCCCGCCTGTAAAAACGGCAACCGCAATTACCTTGCTCACATCAGCTTATGTCTTGCTGGGCGGTTTCAAAGGCGTTATTATAACCGACTTTATACAAAGCATACTCCTGGCTCTAAGCGGTATTGTAATGGCTGTGATAGCTTACAGGGTGGTTGACCCGCAGATACTGGCTGAAAATATAGGCAATATTGATGACTGGCTTTCGCTGGGGATTCCTGAAAAAACAAATGTGCCGGAGTATGAGAACTTCAGGTCAATCACTTTATCCCGAATGTTTATCGGTACTATGCTTTGCTTTACCGTGACCGCCGGCGGTTTCGGAGAACAGAGATTTTTAGCCGCGAAAAGCACCGCGGAGGCCGCGAAGATAAGCGCATTCTGGAATATTGTTTTGATACCCCGCTGGCTTTTTACCGCCGCGATAGCATTTCTGGGCTTGTATGCCTTTTCTGATATCAATCGGGACCAGGTAGATCAGCTGCTGCCGATGGTACTGAACAAATATCTTACAACCGGGATTCGGGGGTTAGTGGTTGTAAGCCTTGTCGCGGCTTTTATGTCAACGATAAGCTCTTTGATAAATTCAGGCGCGTCTATGATGATGCGGGACATTATACAGCCCTTATTAAAAACCGGCGACGGGGAAAAACGGCTTGTATGGCTCAGTTATTTAAGCACTGCAATAATAATCGCGGCGGGTCTTGCAATTGGGATAATAAGCTGCAGTTATTCAACTTTGAACAGCCTCTGGAGCTGGATTATGGCCGGACTGGGAGCATCGGTAATCTTTCCAAACGTGCTGAGGTGGTACTGGTGGCGGGTGAACGGCTGGGGGTTTATGACGGGTTTCTTTTCTGGTCTGGTTGTAGCCTTGCTGATGCTGATCCCGAATTTCCCGTTATCAGATAACGCAATGTCGATTCTGTGTGTATTGGTTTCCGGTGCGGGCTGTGTTATCGGATCGCTTCTAACCGAGCCTGTTAAAGAGGATTACATCAACGAATTCTATAAAAGGGTGCGGCCTTTTGGTTTTTGGAAGAAAGTGTACAAACGCCTTGGAATGAGTGAACAGGACCATAAAAAACGTTCAGATAATCCATATCTTGTGTTCTTCAACGCAATTATAGCGGGTATTGCACTTCACGCCTATTACATGTGCTCCATTTATGTTGTCGGCCATTTTTTCAAAGAAACCCTTATCTCCCTGGCTGTCGCGGCAGTCACTTCAATCGTTTTGTATTTTACATGGTATCGCATGACCATTCTCAAAGAACAAGAGAGCAAAGAAGAATAA
- a CDS encoding DUF2062 domain-containing protein: MKRSLRGSHIFRIWGHKLFANFLWKMDKRSLAGGLSLGLFVAFLPTIGFQMIIAAFGAIVFKVNLPLALLACWVTNPLTAIPIYTAEWRLGRYILEDFALLKETFDLYNMEGRGVRMILHGVYIWTGSFVFSSVSAVLGNIGVRVLWNLLSMIREKTKKKSAENMKGII; this comes from the coding sequence ATGAAACGAAGCCTCAGAGGAAGCCATATCTTCAGGATATGGGGGCATAAGCTGTTTGCAAATTTTCTCTGGAAGATGGATAAACGCAGTCTTGCCGGCGGGCTGAGTCTTGGTTTGTTTGTGGCTTTTCTGCCGACAATCGGTTTTCAGATGATTATTGCCGCGTTCGGGGCGATAGTTTTCAAGGTAAACCTGCCGCTGGCGCTGCTGGCGTGCTGGGTGACAAATCCTTTGACGGCGATACCTATATACACGGCAGAGTGGCGGTTAGGCAGATACATACTTGAGGATTTTGCACTTCTTAAGGAAACTTTTGACCTTTACAATATGGAAGGCAGAGGTGTGCGGATGATTCTGCACGGTGTCTATATCTGGACCGGCTCGTTTGTTTTTTCATCTGTTTCCGCGGTTCTGGGCAACATCGGAGTAAGGGTATTGTGGAACCTGCTCTCAATGATAAGAGAAAAGACCAAAAAAAAAAGTGCTGAAAACATGAAAGGGATTATATGA
- a CDS encoding DNA-methyltransferase gives MKVKSFSYLDIRTDLYLGDSKYVLKNIEDNSIDLIITSPPYADQRRNTYGGIHPKKYVEWFLPISQELLRVLKPTGTFVLNIKEKVIDGQRSTYVIELILEMQKQGWLWTEEFIWHKKNCYPGKWPNRFRDAWERLLQFNKNKKFNMYQEEVMVPMGDWADTRLKNLSDTDKRRDNSRVGSGFGKNISNWLSRDKAYPSNVLHLATECNNKNHSAAFPQALPEWFIKLFTKTGDTVLDPFMGSGTTNIVANRMSRNSIGIDTVEEYFDMVSTEMQSMNLPLFEDRYEQSSDSKSYAVR, from the coding sequence ATGAAAGTTAAAAGTTTTTCCTATCTTGATATTAGAACAGATTTGTATCTTGGGGACAGCAAATATGTCCTTAAGAACATAGAGGATAATAGCATAGACCTGATTATCACCTCTCCTCCGTACGCTGACCAGAGGAGAAACACTTACGGTGGAATCCACCCAAAGAAATATGTCGAATGGTTTCTTCCGATATCTCAAGAGCTTTTACGGGTTTTGAAACCAACGGGGACATTTGTTCTGAACATAAAAGAAAAGGTAATAGACGGGCAGAGAAGTACTTATGTGATAGAACTAATACTTGAAATGCAGAAACAAGGCTGGCTGTGGACAGAAGAGTTTATTTGGCATAAAAAAAATTGCTATCCCGGTAAATGGCCAAATCGCTTCAGGGATGCATGGGAAAGGCTCTTGCAGTTCAACAAAAACAAAAAATTCAATATGTATCAGGAAGAAGTCATGGTGCCGATGGGAGACTGGGCCGACACCAGACTGAAAAATCTGAGCGATACAGATAAAAGGAGAGACAATTCAAGGGTTGGAAGCGGTTTTGGTAAGAATATATCCAACTGGCTAAGCAGAGATAAGGCATACCCCTCAAACGTATTACACTTAGCTACCGAATGCAACAACAAGAACCACAGCGCCGCATTTCCTCAGGCTCTGCCCGAATGGTTCATAAAACTGTTCACTAAAACCGGAGACACAGTACTTGATCCTTTCATGGGCTCTGGAACTACCAACATAGTAGCGAACAGAATGAGCAGAAATTCCATTGGAATTGATACGGTTGAAGAGTATTTTGATATGGTCTCTACAGAAATGCAATCTATGAATCTGCCCCTTTTTGAGGATCGATATGAGCAATCATCTGACAGCAAAAGTTACGCAGTACGTTGA
- a CDS encoding SpoIVB peptidase S55 domain-containing protein, protein MIRNGKFRILAAVLLALPAISGVRGADDFELDRSKYISLDEIKPGMDAYALSVYAGTKIEKFSLKVLSVARDNKPGKDAIFVVGTDERFIHTGAVQGCSGSPVYIDGRMAGALAFGWPNTIDPLYGVTPIEEMLRIGYEFDENYQDQSPDKSSSFSIDYSKPLNLTELRKSIDNAATPDKRELYSMKPLKTPLVTSLPSGSCDFLSKFSESIGMNVITGVTAKSAEDYTLTPNFEPGSIVAVPLVEGDIRMSAIGTITEVDGDKVYAFGHAFEGMGEVNLPMSTGYVHMVVASHVSSFKYGAAGQIIGSLRADESTGIYGVIGEEAPMIPLKITIDRFNDQRTREYNCQVAVDKYYTPMLSGSASAGALMSRGELPNEHTISSKVRIGIEGREDLVIEKTTSQRGISDAAYSIIEPIMLLMNNPYERPDITGIEVYMNMSNEDTTAAIADVIIRDVRLTPGDTVRADVIIKSPLAQTISRPLEFELPEDIEPGAYTLTVAGGPQYRNMMAQYNSHRYMPINLDSALRSIRELESMDNYKMYCVLALQTSGISIENSELPKLPYSKIVPLSTGKRSTAVQALRHYITKEYDSPKIVSNRVGFRIQVKDKW, encoded by the coding sequence ATGATCAGAAACGGCAAATTCCGGATCCTGGCAGCCGTACTTTTGGCTCTGCCGGCGATCTCCGGAGTCCGCGGCGCTGACGACTTCGAGCTTGACCGCTCTAAGTATATATCATTAGATGAGATAAAGCCGGGGATGGACGCTTACGCTTTGAGTGTTTACGCCGGCACAAAGATCGAGAAATTCTCGCTAAAGGTACTCAGCGTAGCCCGTGACAACAAACCCGGCAAAGACGCGATTTTTGTTGTCGGCACGGACGAGCGTTTTATCCACACTGGCGCCGTTCAGGGCTGCAGCGGCTCACCGGTTTATATCGATGGGCGTATGGCAGGCGCTTTGGCGTTCGGCTGGCCAAATACGATTGACCCGCTCTACGGGGTAACACCCATCGAAGAGATGCTGCGTATCGGCTATGAGTTTGATGAAAACTACCAGGATCAGAGCCCCGATAAATCCTCCTCTTTCAGTATAGACTATTCAAAGCCCTTGAATCTGACTGAATTACGCAAATCCATTGACAACGCCGCAACGCCGGACAAAAGAGAGCTTTACAGCATGAAGCCTTTGAAAACCCCGCTTGTAACTTCCCTGCCAAGCGGCTCTTGCGATTTTCTGTCAAAGTTCTCCGAATCGATAGGCATGAATGTCATTACAGGCGTAACTGCCAAATCAGCCGAAGATTACACTCTCACACCCAATTTCGAGCCCGGTTCTATCGTCGCTGTTCCCCTGGTAGAGGGAGATATCAGGATGTCTGCCATCGGTACGATTACCGAGGTTGACGGCGACAAGGTATATGCCTTTGGCCATGCTTTTGAGGGTATGGGAGAAGTAAACCTACCTATGTCAACAGGTTACGTTCACATGGTCGTTGCCAGTCATGTCAGCTCATTTAAGTATGGAGCCGCAGGGCAGATTATCGGATCGCTGCGGGCGGATGAATCTACCGGTATCTACGGCGTCATCGGAGAAGAAGCCCCGATGATACCGCTGAAAATTACAATCGACAGGTTCAACGACCAGCGGACGAGGGAATACAATTGCCAGGTGGCTGTGGACAAATACTACACACCTATGCTCTCGGGCAGTGCCTCTGCCGGCGCTCTTATGTCCCGCGGAGAGCTGCCAAATGAACACACCATCAGCTCAAAGGTGCGTATTGGTATCGAAGGCCGCGAGGATCTTGTTATAGAAAAGACCACTTCACAGCGGGGCATCAGCGACGCAGCGTATTCAATTATTGAACCGATCATGCTTCTGATGAATAACCCTTACGAGCGGCCGGACATCACCGGTATCGAAGTTTATATGAATATGAGCAATGAAGATACAACCGCCGCAATCGCAGATGTTATCATACGTGATGTCAGGCTCACACCTGGAGATACAGTAAGGGCGGATGTTATTATAAAATCGCCGCTTGCCCAGACTATCAGCAGGCCGCTCGAATTTGAACTGCCCGAAGATATCGAGCCCGGCGCTTATACTCTCACAGTCGCCGGAGGTCCGCAGTACCGCAATATGATGGCGCAGTACAACTCACACAGGTATATGCCGATAAATCTTGACTCGGCCCTGCGGTCGATACGGGAGCTTGAATCGATGGACAACTACAAGATGTACTGCGTGCTGGCACTTCAGACCTCGGGAATATCCATAGAGAACTCCGAGCTGCCGAAACTGCCATACAGCAAAATAGTACCCCTATCAACGGGAAAACGCTCAACCGCCGTACAGGCACTAAGGCATTACATTACAAAGGAATACGACTCACCCAAGATAGTCAGCAACAGAGTTGGTTTCCGGATACAGGTAAAAGATAAATGGTAA
- a CDS encoding PmeII family type II restriction endonuclease has translation MSNHLTAKVTQYVEENIGVFHQKRIDCLDQLKLTKVLKRKNPYLFKAKQICTSELIVRSLVDAFISSHEETIFGDWLEGLAIFINSLVYSGWKSGITGIDLEFDKDGTRYIVAIKSGPNWGNSSQIAKMKTDFAAARKTLRTSNSGLTIEAVNGCCYGKSRISDYGTHFKYCGQDFWEFISGDTNLYVDIIEPLGHKAKERNADFADSYNRMINVFTKEFANNFCFDNGEIDWSKLVKFNSGK, from the coding sequence ATGAGCAATCATCTGACAGCAAAAGTTACGCAGTACGTTGAAGAGAATATAGGTGTTTTTCACCAAAAAAGAATTGACTGCCTTGATCAGCTTAAACTCACAAAGGTTTTAAAAAGAAAAAATCCATATCTTTTCAAAGCAAAACAAATCTGTACTTCTGAGCTCATTGTAAGAAGCCTTGTTGACGCATTTATCTCTTCCCACGAGGAAACCATATTCGGGGACTGGCTTGAAGGGCTTGCCATATTCATTAATAGTTTGGTTTATAGCGGCTGGAAATCAGGGATAACAGGTATTGATCTTGAGTTTGACAAAGATGGTACCAGGTATATTGTTGCAATAAAATCTGGGCCGAACTGGGGAAACAGCAGTCAGATTGCAAAAATGAAAACGGATTTTGCCGCTGCACGTAAAACACTTAGAACAAGCAATTCAGGTTTAACTATAGAAGCGGTGAATGGTTGTTGTTATGGCAAATCCAGAATCAGTGATTACGGAACCCATTTCAAATATTGTGGGCAGGATTTCTGGGAATTCATATCAGGTGACACAAACCTTTACGTTGATATTATTGAACCTTTAGGTCACAAAGCGAAAGAAAGAAACGCAGATTTTGCAGATTCTTACAATCGTATGATAAATGTGTTCACTAAAGAATTTGCTAATAATTTTTGTTTTGATAATGGTGAAATAGATTGGTCTAAACTGGTAAAATTTAATTCCGGAAAATAA
- a CDS encoding Gfo/Idh/MocA family oxidoreductase, producing MSNRRDFIKSTALAVGAGTILSGCGSSRTFKSKPVFSMCGYAAPKIPTVRIGLIGLGNRGPAVIERMALIEGVEIRAICDKYTDRADDALKRMARLGLAKPAVYAGTEDIWKELCTRDDLDLIYIVTPWKLHAPMAVFAMEQGKHAAAEVPAATTLEECRQLVETSERTKKHCVILENCCYDYFEMLTLSMVRQGVFGEVIHGEGAYIHNLVDFKFSKDGYADMWRLWQNATHNGNLYPTHGLGPICQCMNINRGDRMDYLVSMAGSDFTMNTEAKKRAAEDGFYKPFVDQPYRGNMNTTLIRTIGGKTIMIQHDVSSPRPYSRIHMVSGTKAFAQKWPKTHIAFGHEIVSDDELEKLYEKYSPELIKLLGKTAKQIGGHGGMDFLMDWSLINCLRNGLPVDMDCYDAALWSAIRPLSIESIANRSRPVDVPDFTRGNWRTNKPVSLKVESITGVKNIPEKTS from the coding sequence ATGAGTAATAGAAGAGACTTTATCAAGAGCACCGCACTTGCCGTTGGAGCCGGCACAATACTTAGCGGCTGCGGCAGTTCCCGAACCTTCAAATCCAAACCGGTATTCAGCATGTGCGGCTATGCTGCGCCGAAAATACCAACGGTACGGATCGGCCTTATCGGCCTGGGCAACCGCGGGCCGGCAGTGATTGAACGAATGGCGCTTATCGAGGGTGTAGAAATACGCGCGATATGCGACAAGTACACTGACCGCGCTGACGATGCTCTGAAACGAATGGCCCGGCTTGGGCTCGCTAAGCCCGCGGTATATGCCGGCACCGAGGACATATGGAAAGAGCTGTGCACAAGGGATGATCTCGACCTGATCTATATCGTCACCCCCTGGAAGCTGCACGCACCGATGGCGGTCTTTGCCATGGAGCAGGGCAAGCACGCCGCCGCCGAAGTACCCGCCGCGACGACGCTGGAAGAATGCCGGCAGCTTGTGGAAACTTCCGAGCGTACTAAAAAACACTGCGTGATACTCGAGAACTGCTGTTATGATTATTTTGAGATGCTTACACTGAGCATGGTGCGCCAGGGAGTCTTTGGCGAAGTGATTCACGGCGAAGGCGCATACATTCACAACCTTGTCGATTTTAAATTCAGCAAGGACGGTTATGCCGACATGTGGCGGCTCTGGCAGAACGCCACACACAACGGAAACCTCTACCCGACACACGGCCTGGGCCCGATATGCCAGTGCATGAACATCAACCGAGGCGACAGAATGGATTACCTTGTCTCTATGGCAGGAAGCGATTTCACAATGAACACCGAGGCAAAAAAACGCGCTGCGGAGGACGGCTTTTATAAGCCCTTCGTTGATCAGCCCTACCGCGGCAATATGAACACAACACTGATCCGCACTATCGGCGGCAAAACCATAATGATACAGCACGATGTCAGCTCGCCGAGGCCGTACTCGAGGATTCACATGGTTTCCGGCACAAAGGCCTTCGCCCAGAAATGGCCAAAGACCCATATAGCCTTCGGACATGAAATTGTAAGCGATGACGAGCTTGAGAAGCTGTACGAGAAATACTCGCCCGAGCTGATAAAACTGCTTGGCAAGACCGCAAAACAGATCGGCGGACACGGCGGCATGGACTTCCTCATGGACTGGTCACTGATAAACTGCCTTCGCAATGGACTGCCGGTTGACATGGACTGCTACGACGCAGCGCTGTGGTCAGCTATTAGACCGCTCTCAATCGAGTCAATCGCCAACCGCTCACGCCCCGTGGACGTGCCCGACTTCACCAGAGGAAACTGGCGGACAAACAAACCCGTCTCACTCAAGGTTGAATCAATCACCGGTGTAAAAAATATCCCCGAAAAGACATCTTAG